One genomic window of Psychrobacillus sp. INOP01 includes the following:
- a CDS encoding M55 family metallopeptidase, with the protein MKLFLSVDMEGITGLPDYTFVESNKHNYERARRIMTQEANAIVEGALSKGIKEVLVNDSHSKMNNLLVEELHPDASLITGDFKPYSMVHALDETYLGAVFAGYHSRAGQPGVMSHSMIFGVRNMYINDVVIGELGLNAYVAGHYGVPVIMVAGDDGACREAQTLIPGVVTAVVKESISRSAVKTLHPLKSQALLREKVVEAIEKRDQIKPLTPPENPVLRIEFVNYGQAEWAALMPGCEIIEGTTTVKFNAKDILEAYRAMLVMVELALQAKFC; encoded by the coding sequence ATGAAGCTTTTTTTATCGGTTGATATGGAAGGGATAACAGGATTACCAGATTACACGTTTGTAGAGTCTAATAAGCATAATTACGAACGGGCGAGACGTATAATGACCCAAGAAGCAAATGCCATTGTAGAGGGTGCTTTATCAAAAGGTATAAAAGAAGTATTAGTCAATGATAGTCATTCTAAGATGAATAATCTCCTAGTAGAAGAATTACATCCAGATGCTTCCTTAATTACAGGAGATTTTAAGCCCTATTCAATGGTGCATGCACTAGACGAAACGTATTTAGGGGCAGTGTTTGCTGGTTATCATTCAAGAGCTGGACAACCGGGTGTTATGAGTCATTCGATGATTTTTGGAGTTCGTAATATGTACATAAATGATGTGGTTATTGGAGAACTAGGATTAAATGCTTATGTAGCAGGACATTATGGCGTACCCGTTATTATGGTGGCAGGAGACGATGGTGCGTGTAGAGAAGCGCAGACCCTTATACCTGGTGTGGTGACTGCAGTTGTGAAAGAGTCTATTTCTCGATCAGCTGTAAAGACGTTACATCCTTTAAAGTCACAGGCTTTGCTTAGAGAAAAAGTAGTGGAGGCTATAGAAAAACGAGATCAAATAAAGCCTCTAACTCCACCTGAAAACCCGGTATTACGAATTGAATTTGTTAACTACGGTCAAGCGGAGTGGGCGGCTTTAATGCCAGGTTGTGAAATTATAGAAGGGACAACAACGGTTAAGTTTAATGCGAAAGATATATTAGAGGCGTATCGAGCAATGCTTGTTATGGTGGAATTAGCGTTACAAGCTAAGTTCTGTTAG
- a CDS encoding BCCT family transporter, which translates to MKKLSKVFYITMGLIVLAVGYGALAPESFEAITTTIKTFVASSFGWYYMLLMTFMLALSIFFIVSPYGKIRLGKDSDRPQFSTVTWIAMLFSAGMGIGLVFYGAAEPLSHYAIDPATAEPNTSAAFKESLRQAFFHWGFHVWAMYGVVALSLAFFQFRKGEPGLISSTLKPIFGKKMEGPWGTLVDVLAVFATAFGVATSLGFGAVQINAGLNYLFDFKIGITSQIIIIAVVTVLFVASAWSGLSKGIKYLSNINLILALALLGFVIILGPTLLIFDMFTDSFGGYLGNIVQMSFRTSPLNDHNREWLDNWTIFYWAWWISWAPFVSMFIARVSKGRTIREFVTGVLVAPTLLGAFWFSAFGTTAIDFQKRGIADLAQASTELTIFEMFNLMPLSTFISVFAVILIASFFITSADSATFVLGMQSTHGSLTPPNKVKLVWGITLSVIAIILLSVNGLDALQNTIIIAALPFSFVMLLMIISLLKALKAEAKIMKIKK; encoded by the coding sequence ATGAAAAAATTATCAAAGGTATTTTATATTACAATGGGTTTAATAGTTTTAGCAGTCGGATACGGGGCTTTAGCACCCGAAAGTTTTGAAGCTATTACCACAACTATTAAAACTTTTGTTGCTTCGTCATTTGGCTGGTACTACATGTTGCTTATGACGTTTATGTTAGCATTAAGCATTTTCTTCATAGTTAGTCCATATGGGAAAATCCGACTTGGAAAAGATTCAGATCGTCCACAGTTTTCAACTGTTACTTGGATTGCTATGCTATTTTCTGCTGGAATGGGAATTGGGCTTGTCTTTTATGGGGCAGCTGAACCATTATCACATTATGCCATCGATCCTGCGACAGCAGAGCCAAATACTAGTGCAGCTTTTAAAGAATCACTTCGTCAAGCTTTCTTCCACTGGGGGTTCCATGTTTGGGCTATGTATGGGGTTGTTGCGCTATCTCTTGCATTCTTCCAATTTCGCAAGGGAGAACCTGGCTTAATCTCCTCAACATTGAAACCTATTTTCGGCAAAAAGATGGAAGGGCCATGGGGTACTCTCGTAGATGTACTCGCTGTCTTTGCTACAGCATTTGGAGTTGCTACTTCTCTTGGCTTCGGTGCCGTTCAAATTAACGCCGGCTTAAATTACTTATTCGACTTCAAAATTGGGATCACATCTCAAATTATTATTATAGCGGTTGTCACTGTTCTATTCGTAGCATCTGCTTGGTCAGGACTAAGTAAAGGAATAAAATATTTATCCAACATAAATTTAATATTAGCTCTTGCTTTACTTGGTTTTGTCATTATTCTGGGACCTACCTTGCTTATTTTCGATATGTTTACTGATTCTTTTGGTGGCTATTTAGGAAATATTGTACAAATGAGTTTCCGCACATCTCCATTAAATGACCACAACCGAGAATGGCTCGACAATTGGACGATCTTCTATTGGGCCTGGTGGATTTCTTGGGCACCATTTGTAAGCATGTTCATAGCTCGAGTATCTAAAGGTCGCACGATACGTGAGTTTGTTACTGGTGTTCTTGTAGCGCCTACTTTACTAGGAGCATTTTGGTTTTCGGCTTTTGGTACGACAGCTATTGACTTTCAAAAGAGAGGGATTGCCGACTTAGCACAAGCATCTACTGAATTGACTATTTTTGAAATGTTCAACTTGATGCCTCTCTCCACATTTATTTCTGTTTTTGCTGTCATATTGATTGCTTCCTTTTTCATCACTTCAGCAGATTCTGCCACTTTTGTTCTCGGTATGCAGTCAACACATGGATCATTAACACCGCCGAACAAAGTGAAGCTCGTTTGGGGAATCACATTATCTGTTATCGCAATTATATTATTATCCGTTAATGGATTAGATGCATTGCAAAATACAATTATTATTGCCGCCTTACCATTTTCATTTGTTATGCTGCTAATGATTATTTCGCTTTTGAAGGCCTTAAAAGCAGAAGCAAAAATAATGAAAATAAAAAAATAA
- a CDS encoding 5-methyltetrahydropteroyltriglutamate--homocysteine S-methyltransferase, translating to MTVKTAIQAPFRADHVGSLLRPESLLTARREYKAGTITREQLKAVETKEIGRIVDKQIEVGLELVTDGEFRRDWWHLDFLEQLIGFEGYVPEKGYKFEGIETEKYEVRNIGKIAFNPEHPFIQDFIDFNEIVAGRAVAKQTIPSPNQLFHPGIRDENIYPDVEDFAKDVVAAYQETIQAFYEAGVRYLQIDDVYIAGLSSPDIPYKEGEREYLIDLALRVVNGILENKPEDLVVTTHLCRGNYQSTWAFGGSYALIASTLFAKEKVDGFFLEYDDDRSGDFQPLAHIPNGGAKVVLGIFTSKTGELENKENILARIEEATQYVPLEQLSISPQCGFASTHHGNKLTEDQQWEKLKYIVDISKEIWG from the coding sequence ATGACAGTTAAAACAGCTATTCAGGCACCATTCAGAGCGGATCATGTAGGTAGTTTGTTAAGACCAGAAAGTTTACTGACAGCAAGAAGAGAGTATAAAGCGGGAACGATTACAAGAGAACAATTAAAAGCTGTAGAAACTAAAGAAATAGGGAGGATCGTTGATAAGCAAATTGAGGTGGGTCTAGAGCTTGTGACAGATGGAGAATTTCGTCGTGACTGGTGGCATTTAGACTTCTTAGAACAACTGATTGGTTTTGAAGGATATGTACCTGAAAAAGGATATAAATTTGAGGGGATAGAAACAGAGAAATATGAAGTTCGCAATATCGGCAAAATCGCTTTCAACCCAGAACATCCATTTATCCAAGACTTTATTGATTTCAATGAGATTGTAGCTGGTCGTGCAGTTGCCAAACAAACTATTCCAAGTCCAAACCAATTGTTCCATCCTGGAATCCGAGATGAAAATATCTACCCAGATGTAGAAGACTTTGCAAAGGATGTAGTCGCGGCTTATCAAGAAACCATACAAGCCTTTTATGAGGCAGGAGTTAGATATTTACAAATCGATGATGTTTATATTGCAGGTCTGTCTTCCCCAGACATTCCGTATAAAGAAGGGGAAAGAGAATACTTAATCGATCTTGCTCTACGTGTCGTTAACGGAATTCTAGAAAATAAACCAGAAGACTTAGTAGTTACGACACATCTATGCCGCGGAAACTATCAATCCACTTGGGCTTTCGGTGGAAGCTATGCTTTAATAGCATCAACTTTGTTTGCAAAAGAAAAAGTGGATGGATTCTTCTTGGAATATGACGATGACCGTTCTGGCGATTTTCAACCACTTGCACATATTCCAAACGGAGGGGCAAAAGTAGTGCTAGGTATTTTCACCTCTAAAACTGGTGAATTAGAAAACAAAGAAAACATTCTTGCTCGTATTGAGGAGGCAACTCAATATGTTCCGCTTGAGCAGTTAAGTATCAGCCCACAATGCGGCTTTGCTTCTACACATCATGGTAATAAGCTAACAGAAGATCAACAATGGGAAAAACTAAAATACATCGTTGATATTTCTAAAGAAATCTGGGGTTAA
- a CDS encoding cyclase family protein, translating to MSSELLKAFTTLKEKQWVDLTHTFGANSPHFSAFKAAEITTLFNHDDGFFAQSFQFAGQYGTHIDAPIHFVRDTRYLEELELKELVLPLVVIDQSKEAAENNDFTLSVEDIFTFEKANGKIEEGSFVALRTDWSKRWPDEKAFNNKDTDGNNHAPGWGLEALKFLFQERKVKAIGHETFDTDSSVDYLKNGALHGEYYVLEQDTYQIELLTNLDKLPAKGAIIFNIVPKPEKASGFPVRSFAILP from the coding sequence ATGTCATCGGAATTATTAAAAGCTTTCACCACATTAAAAGAAAAGCAGTGGGTAGATTTAACACACACATTCGGAGCTAATTCACCACATTTTTCAGCTTTTAAGGCAGCTGAAATAACTACATTGTTTAATCATGACGATGGATTTTTTGCACAAAGCTTTCAATTTGCAGGACAATACGGCACGCACATTGATGCACCTATTCATTTTGTGAGAGATACGCGTTATTTAGAAGAACTCGAATTGAAAGAACTCGTATTACCATTAGTCGTCATTGATCAGTCAAAAGAAGCGGCCGAAAATAATGATTTTACTTTATCCGTGGAGGATATTTTCACATTTGAAAAAGCAAACGGAAAAATCGAAGAAGGCTCATTTGTCGCACTTCGAACCGATTGGAGTAAACGTTGGCCTGACGAAAAAGCATTTAACAATAAAGATACAGATGGTAATAACCATGCTCCAGGTTGGGGATTAGAAGCATTAAAGTTTTTATTTCAAGAAAGAAAGGTTAAGGCTATAGGACATGAAACATTTGACACTGACTCAAGTGTGGATTATCTAAAAAATGGTGCGTTACACGGCGAATATTATGTGCTTGAACAAGATACTTACCAAATAGAGTTATTAACGAACTTAGATAAGCTCCCTGCAAAAGGAGCTATTATATTCAATATCGTTCCGAAGCCAGAAAAAGCCTCTGGATTCCCAGTTCGATCATTTGCGATTTTACCATAA
- a CDS encoding dual specificity protein phosphatase family protein: MEKKNYEALIPNRIFVGGVDGVEPLLANEHIDVIFDLRVSSNNHPAEDLKVHQPILDGQNQQDDSIRAAVHEVVQAYNEGKNIYFHCTSGGGRAGTMAVATLMELNLAETVEEAEENAKAIRSKINLKEDQRESLKRIYSK; this comes from the coding sequence ATGGAAAAGAAAAATTATGAAGCTTTGATCCCTAATCGCATATTTGTAGGAGGTGTAGATGGTGTCGAACCTTTATTAGCAAATGAGCATATAGATGTTATTTTCGATTTAAGGGTTTCGTCTAACAATCATCCTGCAGAAGATTTAAAGGTGCATCAACCAATTTTGGATGGACAAAATCAACAGGATGACTCTATAAGAGCTGCTGTTCATGAGGTCGTTCAAGCATATAATGAAGGCAAAAATATCTACTTTCACTGCACTTCGGGAGGGGGAAGAGCGGGGACAATGGCAGTTGCTACTCTGATGGAATTAAATCTAGCAGAAACAGTAGAGGAAGCTGAGGAAAACGCCAAAGCAATCCGATCAAAGATAAACCTTAAAGAAGACCAGCGAGAGTCTCTGAAAAGAATATATTCTAAATAA
- the corA gene encoding magnesium/cobalt transporter CorA gives MIRTIGITTDHEIVSDFPLEDIKQNKFEWYWIDIGEPSKEEELILSSFFHFHPLAIEDCLQRLQRPKVDYYEGYNFLVLHTFNEETLEAEELDIFVGQDYVVSFHFHPMHEMEQARERIRQNPQGWGRGAIHATYHIIDQVVDGYFPIVYKIEDYLNAVEDKLTYDMRHFSMDLVFDLRGDLLRLRRTVIPMRDLLYRILNSERMNLQQTEHTYFADIYDHLIRLTEMIESNRELTADIRDSHMSINSSRMNRIMMILTIVSTVFIPLTFIVGVYGMNFANMPELEWKYGYFVVLGAMVLIAFSMLGWFKYKGWFNLFKN, from the coding sequence ATGATTCGAACGATTGGTATAACGACTGATCATGAAATAGTAAGTGACTTTCCTTTAGAAGATATAAAACAAAATAAGTTTGAATGGTATTGGATTGATATTGGAGAACCCTCCAAGGAAGAGGAACTTATACTTAGTTCTTTTTTTCATTTTCATCCACTCGCTATTGAAGACTGCCTACAAAGACTGCAACGCCCTAAGGTGGATTATTATGAAGGATACAACTTCCTTGTTTTACATACGTTTAACGAGGAAACATTAGAGGCAGAAGAGTTAGACATATTTGTTGGTCAGGATTATGTAGTGTCATTTCATTTCCATCCAATGCATGAAATGGAGCAAGCACGAGAGCGTATTAGACAGAATCCACAAGGCTGGGGTAGAGGTGCTATCCATGCAACCTACCATATTATCGATCAAGTGGTGGATGGCTATTTTCCAATTGTCTACAAAATTGAAGACTATTTAAATGCTGTAGAAGACAAACTCACTTATGATATGCGCCATTTTTCTATGGATTTGGTGTTTGATCTTCGAGGAGATTTGTTACGTTTAAGACGTACAGTTATTCCTATGAGAGATTTACTTTATCGAATATTAAATTCAGAACGAATGAATTTACAACAAACCGAACACACCTATTTTGCAGACATTTACGATCATTTAATACGACTGACGGAAATGATTGAATCTAATCGGGAGCTTACCGCTGATATCCGGGATAGTCATATGTCGATAAACTCTAGTCGGATGAACCGTATTATGATGATCTTAACGATTGTATCAACCGTTTTCATCCCACTAACATTCATCGTTGGGGTATATGGCATGAACTTTGCGAACATGCCTGAGCTTGAGTGGAAATACGGTTATTTTGTGGTACTTGGTGCTATGGTTCTCATTGCTTTTTCCATGCTTGGTTGGTTCAAATACAAGGGATGGTTTAACTTGTTTAAAAATTAA
- the mdh gene encoding malate dehydrogenase, with protein sequence MAFRRNKIAVIGAGYTGATVALMAAQKELGDIVLVDIPELENPVKGKALDILETGPVQRFNSKIIGTSNYEDIKDADMVIITAGIARKPGMSRDDLVSTNAKIMRAVSEQVKKHAPNSYILILSNPVDAMTYVCYKTTGFPKNRVIGQSGVLDTARFNTFVAEELNISVEDISGFVLGGHGDDMVPLVRYSYAGGIPLEKIISKDRLAAIVERTRKGGGEIVSLLGNGSAYYAPAAALVEMAEAIIRDKKRILPSIAYLEGEYGYNNLYLGVPTVIGGDGIESIIELPLTNEEKLALDKSVESVQSVLEICNI encoded by the coding sequence TTGGCTTTTCGAAGAAATAAAATTGCTGTAATTGGCGCTGGTTATACTGGCGCAACCGTAGCATTAATGGCCGCACAAAAAGAGTTAGGAGACATCGTGCTTGTAGATATCCCAGAGCTAGAAAACCCTGTCAAAGGAAAAGCACTTGATATATTGGAAACGGGACCAGTTCAGCGTTTTAATTCGAAGATTATTGGGACTTCGAATTATGAAGATATAAAAGACGCTGACATGGTCATTATTACAGCTGGAATTGCTAGAAAACCAGGCATGAGTAGAGATGATCTTGTAAGTACAAATGCAAAAATTATGCGAGCTGTCTCGGAGCAAGTGAAGAAACACGCGCCGAATAGCTATATTCTCATACTAAGTAATCCAGTAGACGCGATGACATACGTTTGTTATAAGACAACTGGATTTCCCAAAAATAGAGTGATTGGTCAGTCAGGAGTTTTAGATACTGCGCGATTTAATACATTTGTTGCGGAGGAACTAAATATTTCGGTGGAAGATATATCAGGGTTTGTATTAGGTGGCCATGGTGATGATATGGTCCCACTGGTTCGTTATTCCTATGCAGGAGGAATCCCTTTAGAAAAGATTATTTCTAAAGATAGATTAGCTGCAATAGTTGAACGAACCAGAAAAGGGGGAGGCGAAATTGTTTCTCTTCTTGGTAATGGGAGTGCCTATTATGCCCCGGCGGCAGCACTGGTAGAAATGGCTGAGGCGATTATTCGAGACAAAAAACGAATACTACCCTCTATCGCTTACTTAGAGGGTGAATACGGATATAATAATTTGTATTTGGGCGTACCGACGGTAATTGGAGGAGATGGGATAGAAAGTATTATTGAACTTCCATTAACAAATGAAGAGAAACTTGCTTTAGATAAATCAGTTGAATCTGTTCAATCAGTACTAGAAATATGCAACATTTAA
- a CDS encoding BMC domain-containing protein — protein MSQAIGMIETMGLVGSIEAADAMIKSANVTLIKQEMIDGGIVTVIVQGDVGAVQAAVDAGQDAAKRVGQLLGAHVIPRPDQSVYDMIEPLDYNKHVESEQPTKALRTKAVKPEVPPSTDS, from the coding sequence ATGAGTCAAGCAATAGGAATGATTGAAACAATGGGATTAGTTGGTTCCATTGAAGCAGCAGATGCCATGATTAAGTCCGCCAATGTGACATTGATTAAACAAGAGATGATAGATGGTGGAATTGTAACTGTGATTGTTCAGGGAGACGTTGGAGCTGTTCAAGCTGCAGTAGACGCTGGGCAAGATGCAGCCAAAAGAGTAGGACAATTATTAGGAGCTCATGTTATTCCACGCCCTGACCAAAGTGTTTACGATATGATTGAACCTCTAGACTACAACAAACATGTAGAATCAGAACAACCAACAAAAGCATTACGCACTAAAGCAGTGAAACCTGAAGTACCTCCGTCAACTGATTCATAA
- a CDS encoding EutN/CcmL family microcompartment protein, with amino-acid sequence MQLGKVIGNVWATRKEEGLQGLKLLIVQPVDVQGKPVRTQFVAADRIGAGIGDDVLVTSGGSSRYIMRENPIPIDAVIIGIIDSTEVERGENNESSNRND; translated from the coding sequence ATGCAACTGGGAAAAGTTATCGGAAATGTTTGGGCTACTCGCAAAGAAGAAGGGCTACAAGGGTTAAAACTACTCATTGTCCAGCCGGTAGATGTACAAGGAAAACCGGTGAGAACACAGTTTGTTGCAGCTGATAGAATCGGAGCAGGTATTGGAGACGATGTTCTTGTTACGAGTGGAGGATCATCCCGTTATATTATGCGAGAGAATCCAATTCCGATTGATGCAGTAATCATCGGTATTATTGATTCGACAGAAGTAGAAAGAGGTGAAAACAATGAGTCAAGCAATAGGAATGATTGA
- the pduL gene encoding phosphate propanoyltransferase — MNQQLIEKIVGEVLDQLGKVEAVPPNDLIPIAVSARHVHLSSHHVEVLFGKGYELTIRAELSQPGQFASNETVVIAGPTGSIERVRVLGPARSMTQAEVSWTDAMKLGVDPPLRESGDIGGSGAFTIIGPRGSLFLEEGLIIAQAHIHMAPKDAARFGVQNGDYVTVETNGIRPVSYRQVKIRVSERYRLEMHIDTDEANAGLISKGTTGHLMKSEVNSVKVQLEAPGIITKSKADSSLVYSKKLLSQDDVKELKVQEIIIEKGTIITALARDKARELGISFSFRK, encoded by the coding sequence ATGAATCAGCAATTGATTGAAAAAATTGTTGGGGAAGTTTTAGACCAACTTGGAAAAGTTGAAGCAGTACCTCCAAACGATTTAATCCCAATCGCTGTTTCTGCCCGTCACGTACATTTGTCATCACATCATGTGGAAGTCCTATTTGGTAAAGGGTATGAGCTAACTATAAGAGCGGAGCTTTCCCAACCTGGTCAATTCGCTTCCAATGAAACAGTTGTCATTGCCGGGCCAACAGGAAGTATCGAACGAGTTCGAGTTCTTGGCCCTGCACGTTCAATGACGCAAGCAGAGGTAAGTTGGACAGATGCAATGAAGTTGGGAGTGGATCCTCCACTCCGTGAATCAGGAGATATTGGAGGATCAGGAGCTTTTACGATAATTGGACCTAGAGGAAGCCTTTTTCTAGAGGAAGGTCTCATTATTGCGCAGGCACATATTCATATGGCACCTAAGGATGCAGCCCGTTTTGGTGTACAAAATGGAGACTACGTAACAGTAGAAACAAATGGAATTAGACCAGTCTCATATCGCCAAGTAAAAATCCGTGTTTCCGAAAGATACCGTTTAGAAATGCATATTGATACGGATGAGGCTAATGCAGGTCTTATATCAAAAGGTACAACTGGACATTTGATGAAGTCTGAAGTGAATTCGGTGAAAGTACAACTGGAAGCTCCGGGAATTATAACGAAAAGTAAGGCAGATTCCTCTTTGGTATATTCCAAAAAATTACTCTCTCAAGATGATGTGAAAGAATTGAAAGTACAAGAAATTATAATTGAAAAAGGAACCATTATCACTGCGCTTGCAAGGGATAAGGCAAGAGAACTTGGGATATCCTTTTCATTTAGAAAATAG
- a CDS encoding BMC domain-containing protein, translating into MSREGTALGMVETKGLVGAIEAADAMVKAASVNLVGKVHVGGGIVTVLVRGDVGAVKAATDAGAAAAQRVGELLSVHVIPRPHNELEMILPKLEN; encoded by the coding sequence ATGTCAAGAGAAGGTACAGCTTTAGGAATGGTAGAAACAAAAGGATTGGTAGGAGCAATTGAAGCGGCAGATGCAATGGTAAAGGCTGCTAGTGTAAATTTAGTCGGAAAAGTCCATGTAGGTGGGGGTATCGTAACTGTACTAGTTAGAGGAGATGTAGGTGCTGTAAAAGCAGCAACAGATGCAGGCGCGGCGGCAGCGCAAAGAGTAGGAGAATTATTATCTGTTCATGTTATTCCAAGACCTCATAACGAATTAGAAATGATTTTGCCTAAATTAGAAAACTAA
- a CDS encoding aldehyde dehydrogenase family protein, whose product MVSLIDTDLVALQEMRTAVKSAKAAQQVYMKFSQDQVDQVVKAVANAAFAESERLGKLAVEETGMGVAEHKKIKNEVGSRDVYESIKDLKTVGIVGEDKANKVMEIAVPFGIVAGIIPTTNPTSTAFFKTLIALKTRNAIVVSPHPYAVRCTQEALRVCEEAAVTAGAPRGLIQCLTMASMEATQQLMKHPDINLILATGGGALVKAAYSSGKPAYGVGPGNVPVYIERTAKIETAVENIVNSKSFDYGTICATEQSIVVDRNVAELVTRALKKNGAYILSDEEKQVMEKVISPVPGKVNPKIVGKSPQTIAKLAGISLPTDTRIIVGLETKVGKEVPFSLEKLSPIFAMYIASDIDHAKEICLSLLELGGMGHSLSIHTETDAVAREFALEMPVSRILVNTMSSVGAVGGTTGLMPSMTLGCGTFGGNITSDNVTAKHLLNIKRMAYGIKEVNLTTSKIMPSKTNNSSGDVTDQVVESVLQSLGSSDKVNPQVVKDLVSEIVNKLSK is encoded by the coding sequence ATGGTTAGCCTCATAGATACGGATTTAGTGGCGTTACAGGAAATGAGAACTGCCGTCAAAAGTGCAAAAGCAGCCCAACAGGTATATATGAAGTTTTCTCAGGATCAGGTCGATCAAGTTGTAAAGGCCGTGGCAAATGCTGCTTTTGCTGAGTCGGAAAGACTCGGGAAATTGGCTGTGGAAGAGACTGGTATGGGAGTTGCAGAGCATAAAAAGATAAAAAATGAAGTCGGTTCTCGTGATGTATATGAAAGTATTAAAGATTTAAAAACAGTCGGTATTGTGGGGGAAGATAAAGCAAATAAAGTAATGGAGATTGCAGTACCATTTGGAATTGTAGCTGGAATTATCCCAACTACGAATCCGACATCCACTGCATTTTTTAAAACGTTGATTGCTTTGAAAACAAGAAATGCAATTGTTGTCAGTCCACATCCTTATGCAGTTAGGTGTACTCAAGAAGCATTGCGGGTGTGCGAGGAAGCAGCCGTAACAGCAGGTGCTCCTAGAGGTCTAATTCAATGCTTGACGATGGCTTCCATGGAAGCAACGCAGCAATTGATGAAACATCCTGATATTAACCTTATTTTGGCTACAGGAGGAGGGGCATTAGTAAAAGCGGCATACAGCTCTGGAAAACCAGCTTACGGAGTTGGACCAGGGAACGTTCCAGTGTATATCGAACGCACTGCAAAAATTGAAACAGCTGTAGAGAATATCGTCAATAGTAAGTCCTTTGACTATGGCACTATTTGCGCGACTGAACAGTCCATTGTAGTGGATCGAAATGTTGCAGAGTTAGTGACAAGAGCGCTTAAGAAAAACGGTGCTTATATATTGTCAGATGAGGAAAAGCAAGTGATGGAAAAAGTAATTTCACCAGTTCCGGGGAAGGTGAACCCGAAGATTGTTGGAAAAAGCCCTCAAACAATCGCCAAGCTTGCAGGTATTTCATTGCCAACTGATACACGTATTATTGTTGGATTAGAAACGAAGGTAGGCAAAGAGGTACCATTTTCACTTGAAAAATTATCACCAATATTTGCGATGTATATAGCTTCAGATATTGATCATGCAAAAGAGATTTGTTTGTCTCTTTTAGAACTTGGAGGGATGGGGCATAGTCTTTCCATTCATACAGAGACAGATGCAGTAGCTCGTGAGTTTGCACTAGAGATGCCGGTTTCTCGAATTCTAGTCAATACGATGTCTTCAGTAGGAGCAGTAGGTGGAACTACAGGTTTAATGCCATCCATGACCTTGGGGTGCGGTACATTTGGCGGAAACATAACTTCCGACAATGTCACTGCTAAGCATCTTTTGAATATTAAAAGGATGGCTTACGGTATAAAAGAAGTAAATCTCACCACATCTAAAATTATGCCAAGTAAGACAAACAATAGTTCAGGTGATGTAACAGATCAAGTGGTAGAAAGTGTATTGCAGTCATTGGGCTCTAGTGACAAAGTTAATCCCCAAGTAGTGAAGGATCTAGTCAGTGAAATAGTAAACAAATTATCTAAATAA
- the eutL gene encoding ethanolamine utilization microcompartment protein EutL: MKKIFAEIKSMQVIPNVDTGLAEKLNLKPYQRSLGLFTTTIDDVGYTAADEATKKSDVEVVYAKSFYAGSAHASGPLSGEFIGIIAGPSPEEVKSGLDSIRITIENDAFFEAINEDENHALYAKVISSCGSYLAQVAGVEEGRSLAYLIAPPIEAIVGLDAALKAADVQVREFFAPPSETNFGGGLVEGSQSSCQAAADAFREAIFNMAKRPLDY; the protein is encoded by the coding sequence GTGAAAAAAATATTTGCTGAAATTAAATCGATGCAAGTAATACCAAATGTAGATACAGGTCTGGCTGAAAAACTCAACTTAAAGCCTTATCAACGAAGTCTAGGATTGTTTACAACGACCATTGATGACGTTGGATATACAGCGGCTGATGAAGCAACGAAAAAGTCAGATGTAGAAGTAGTTTATGCTAAAAGTTTTTATGCTGGATCGGCACATGCATCTGGTCCTCTTTCAGGAGAATTTATCGGAATCATAGCTGGCCCTTCTCCGGAAGAAGTGAAAAGCGGGCTAGACTCCATACGAATTACTATTGAAAACGATGCGTTTTTTGAAGCAATCAATGAGGATGAAAATCATGCTCTATATGCAAAAGTAATTTCGAGTTGCGGGAGCTACTTGGCACAGGTTGCTGGTGTGGAGGAAGGCAGGTCCCTAGCTTATTTAATAGCACCTCCTATAGAGGCCATTGTCGGTTTAGACGCTGCTTTGAAAGCTGCAGATGTTCAAGTGCGGGAGTTTTTTGCACCACCTTCCGAAACCAACTTTGGTGGCGGGTTGGTAGAGGGCAGCCAATCTTCTTGCCAAGCAGCTGCCGATGCATTTCGAGAGGCCATTTTCAATATGGCTAAACGCCCATTAGATTATTAG